The proteins below are encoded in one region of Meriones unguiculatus strain TT.TT164.6M chromosome 18, Bangor_MerUng_6.1, whole genome shotgun sequence:
- the Serpinb11 gene encoding serpin B11, producing MNPIITANAEFCLDVFKELNSNNVGENIFFSSLTVYYALSMLLLGARGKSAEQMEKVLHYDNFSKFLKPMMKNSSECSQGSRMHREFRTLLSQINQHNSLSMANRIYGSKAITFHKQYLRCSEKLYQAKLQSVDFELSTEETRKTINAWVENKTNGKVRNLFGKGTIDPSSVMVLVSAIYFKGQWQNKFQKRETVKAPFHISGGESTVVDMMHQTGTFKMASIKEPQMQVLELPYANSKLRMVILLPVGAAGVQQIEQQLNVKMLKEWTSPPNMVEREVEVSIPKFNLSVKYDLNALLKSLGVRDIFNVARADLSGMSPDKGLYLSKVVHKSYVDVNEEGTEAAAVTGESIAVKRLPMAVQFTANRPFLFFIWDELANILFAGKFASP from the exons ATGAACCCCATCATTACCGCAAATGCTGAATTCTGCCTTGATGTGTTCAAAGAGCTGAACAGTAACAATGTTGgtgaaaacatcttcttttcctcACTCACTGTGTATTATGCTCTAAGCATGCTCCTTCTGGGAGCCAGAGGAAAGAGTGCTGAGCAAATGGAAAAG gtGCTCCACTATGACAACTTTTCAAAATTCTTAAAGCCAATGATGAAAAATTCTTCTGAG TGCAGCCAAGGTTCAAGGATGCATCGTGAGTTCCGAACCCTGCTGTCTCAAATCAACCAACACAACTCCCTCAGCATGGCTAACCGGATCTATGGGTCGAAGGCGATAACATTCCACAAG CAATATTTAAGGTGCTCTGAGAAACTGTACCAAGCCAAGCTGCAGAGTGTTGATTTTGAACTATCTAcagaagaaacaaggaaaactATTAATGCTTGGGTTGAAAATAAAACTAACG GAAAAGTCAGAAACTTATTTGGAAAGGGTACAATTGATCCATCCTCTGTCATGGTCCTGGTGAGTGCCATATATTTCAAGGGACAATGGCAAAATAAGTTCCAGAAAAGAGAGACAGTAAAAGCTCCGTTTCACATAAGTGGG ggtGAAAGCACAGTGGTGGACATGATGCATCAGACTGGAACATTTAAGATGGCCTCCATAAAGGAGCCGCAGATGCAAGTTCTTGAGCTCCCCTACGCCAACAGCAAACTAAGAATGGTCATCCTGCTTCCAGTGGGCGCTGCTGGTGTACAGCAG atAGAACAACAGCTGAATGTGAAGATGCTTAAAGAGTGGACCAGCCCTCCTAACATGGTGGAGAGAGAAGTGGAAGTTAGCATCCCCAAATTCAATCTTTCAGTAAAATACGACCTAAACGCCCTGTTGAAATCCCTAGGTGTGAGGGACATCTTCAACGTGGCCAGAGCGGATCTCTCTGGAATGTCACCAGACAAGGGCCTCTATTTGTCTAAGGTTGTTCACAAGTCATACGTGGATGTCAACGAAGAGGGCACGGAGGCGGCGGCAGTCACTGGGGAGAGTATTGCTGTGAAGCGGctccccatggcagttcagttcacAGCCAATCGTCCTTTCCTGTTCTTTATCTGGGATGAGCTGGCCAACATTTTATTTGCTGGCAAGTTTGCTTCTCCATAG